A stretch of Clostridium formicaceticum DNA encodes these proteins:
- a CDS encoding rod-binding protein, translating into MKINDHMLQITNPQKIENKNLTEDPKKLMEACKEFEAIFLNMMMQQMRRTVTEDSFIEKSYGREIYEGMQDEEIAKEMARGEGIGLAKQLYQQLSRNIKTSPE; encoded by the coding sequence ATGAAGATCAATGATCACATGCTGCAAATCACTAACCCTCAAAAAATTGAAAATAAAAACCTTACAGAAGATCCTAAAAAACTCATGGAGGCATGCAAAGAATTTGAAGCTATCTTCTTGAATATGATGATGCAACAGATGAGAAGAACTGTCACGGAGGATAGCTTTATAGAAAAAAGCTATGGACGAGAAATTTACGAAGGAATGCAGGATGAAGAGATCGCCAAGGAGATGGCAAGAGGTGAAGGAATTGGTCTTGCCAAGCAACTCTATCAACAGCTATCTAGAAATATCAAAACCTCCCCTGAGTAG
- the spoIIID gene encoding sporulation transcriptional regulator SpoIIID: MKDYIEKRVIEIARYIIEEESTVRQTARVFGVSKSTVHKDVTERLPKINPLVANQVKNILEVNKAERHIRGGRATKIKYKGDRTAEAKG, from the coding sequence TTGAAGGACTATATAGAAAAACGAGTAATAGAAATAGCTCGTTACATCATCGAAGAAGAATCTACCGTTAGACAAACCGCTCGTGTATTTGGAGTTAGTAAAAGTACTGTCCATAAAGATGTTACAGAAAGACTTCCGAAGATAAACCCTCTAGTGGCAAATCAAGTAAAAAATATACTTGAAGTAAACAAAGCCGAACGACATATAAGGGGCGGTAGAGCCACAAAGATAAAATATAAGGGCGATAGAACTGCTGAAGCCAAAGGTTAA
- a CDS encoding M23 family metallopeptidase has product MSFQNNNNNNGKKEKKSLDKFLDKQGFYLILLLCVSLVLVTAVWVSRQENDFLAEKTPENLEEDFNRVEVTLVEDDTEADEDVQETALQQKPNEEAELKESPKKMPQKENEAEPEEARVKEIKVEEPKSQEVKPEEAKPEEVKPNPASTSTIMIQPVIGKLGLPYAMDHLVYHETLAHWSTHDGIDIHAEEGAPVRAVLDGEVVEVLNDTIMGITITLLHDEDLLTRYSNLSTDAMVKVGQTVTKGQVISGVGRTAALKTAEGPLLHFQVLEDGRAVDPQSYLPKMN; this is encoded by the coding sequence ATGTCTTTTCAAAATAATAATAATAACAATGGAAAAAAAGAAAAAAAATCCCTTGATAAGTTTTTAGACAAGCAAGGGTTTTACCTTATCTTGTTACTGTGCGTTTCACTAGTTTTAGTAACAGCAGTTTGGGTATCAAGACAGGAAAATGATTTTCTTGCAGAGAAGACACCGGAGAATTTAGAAGAAGATTTTAATAGGGTAGAAGTAACCTTGGTAGAGGATGATACAGAAGCTGATGAAGATGTTCAAGAAACAGCACTACAACAAAAACCTAATGAGGAAGCAGAATTAAAGGAAAGTCCTAAGAAGATGCCACAGAAAGAAAATGAGGCAGAACCAGAAGAAGCAAGGGTAAAAGAGATAAAGGTAGAGGAACCAAAATCACAAGAAGTAAAGCCAGAAGAAGCAAAACCAGAGGAAGTCAAACCAAATCCTGCGTCAACTTCTACGATTATGATTCAACCAGTAATCGGCAAGTTAGGCTTGCCTTATGCGATGGATCATTTGGTATATCATGAAACTTTAGCCCACTGGAGTACCCATGATGGCATAGATATCCATGCAGAGGAGGGAGCCCCTGTAAGAGCTGTGCTAGATGGGGAAGTTGTAGAAGTCCTCAATGATACGATTATGGGTATCACCATTACCCTTTTACATGATGAAGATTTGCTTACCAGATATAGTAATCTATCCACAGATGCTATGGTGAAGGTAGGACAGACGGTGACAAAAGGGCAGGTCATTAGCGGCGTAGGCAGAACTGCTGCTTTAAAGACGGCAGAAGGTCCTTTGTTACATTTCCAAGTACTAGAAGATGGTAGAGCAGTAGATCCCCAAAGTTATTTACCAAAAATGAACTAA
- the flgG gene encoding flagellar basal-body rod protein FlgG — protein sequence MRALWTAASGMKSQQLSVDTIANNLANVNTTGYKRQKVEFKDLLYATIRKSDLNEGVGSPVNLQVGHGVMPMATSRVFTTGNLEATANPFDLAIEGEGFFVVETPTGELRYTRDGNFKLSVDFDETRLVTADGYTVLSEFDDEIVFMEGISNINISETGLITGENEDGEIEEITTIKLVKFLNPEGLEAVGKNLYKATVASGEEIPMEDENRTSTIRQGYLETSNVQIVDEMVRMITAQRAYEINSKAIQTSDDMLSMANNLKR from the coding sequence GTGCGTGCTTTATGGACAGCGGCTTCAGGTATGAAATCACAGCAATTAAGCGTAGATACAATTGCCAACAACCTGGCAAATGTGAATACCACCGGCTACAAAAGACAAAAGGTAGAGTTTAAAGATCTATTGTATGCCACCATAAGAAAAAGTGACTTAAATGAAGGTGTAGGTAGCCCAGTGAATCTACAGGTTGGGCATGGGGTTATGCCGATGGCAACCTCCAGAGTCTTTACCACTGGTAATTTAGAAGCTACAGCAAATCCATTTGACTTAGCGATAGAAGGAGAAGGATTTTTTGTTGTAGAAACTCCTACAGGAGAATTGCGCTACACAAGAGATGGTAATTTTAAGCTTAGCGTAGATTTTGATGAAACACGATTGGTTACTGCCGATGGCTATACCGTATTATCAGAATTTGATGATGAGATTGTCTTTATGGAGGGAATCAGCAATATTAATATTTCTGAAACAGGATTAATTACTGGAGAAAATGAAGATGGAGAGATCGAAGAAATCACTACCATTAAACTGGTGAAGTTTCTAAACCCTGAAGGCTTAGAGGCTGTAGGAAAAAACCTATATAAAGCTACTGTTGCATCAGGCGAAGAAATCCCTATGGAGGATGAAAATCGAACCAGCACCATCAGACAAGGTTACCTTGAAACCTCAAATGTTCAGATTGTCGATGAAATGGTACGAATGATTACTGCGCAAAGAGCTTATGAAATCAACTCTAAGGCAATACAAACCTCAGACGATATGTTGAGTATGGCAAATAATCTTAAGCGATAG
- the spoIID gene encoding stage II sporulation protein D, with product MKGIFFACIMFLATTLFLPMFILNSCDMEVPLRKTPIVEEIRESDMKIHVYNHETKEIMELYLEEYITQVVAAEMPGSFELEALKAQAVAARTYAIWRQSIYGEEGHPSHPGASICTSHAHCQEWLSMEELTNRHGRKWKNEYLPKIQEAVFSTAGVIMTYNMQPIEPLYHSTSGGKTENSEDVFASALPYLRSVSSPYEERSPVLVDQKEVSIDAFINSMKSKDRDIQINTNNIASQIKILERNQGGSIKTIQIGNKIFTGSEIRQLFDLRSADFSVDVDRNHITFTTRGYGHGVGMSQWGANGMAEEGKTYKEILKHYYQGVTLSKLTSYQ from the coding sequence ATGAAGGGTATTTTTTTTGCCTGTATCATGTTTTTAGCCACCACCCTTTTTTTACCGATGTTTATTTTAAATAGCTGCGATATGGAGGTGCCTTTGAGGAAAACCCCTATTGTAGAAGAAATACGAGAATCCGATATGAAAATCCATGTTTATAACCATGAGACAAAGGAAATCATGGAGCTATATTTAGAAGAATACATTACACAGGTGGTGGCAGCAGAAATGCCAGGTAGCTTTGAACTGGAGGCATTGAAGGCGCAAGCGGTGGCGGCTAGAACCTATGCTATTTGGCGCCAAAGCATTTACGGAGAAGAGGGACATCCCTCCCATCCGGGAGCCAGTATTTGTACCAGTCATGCCCACTGTCAGGAATGGTTGTCGATGGAAGAACTGACAAATCGACACGGTAGAAAGTGGAAAAATGAGTATCTGCCTAAAATACAAGAGGCGGTTTTCTCCACAGCAGGCGTTATCATGACCTATAACATGCAGCCTATTGAGCCCCTGTATCACTCCACCAGTGGAGGAAAAACAGAGAACTCTGAAGATGTATTTGCCTCAGCATTGCCCTATTTAAGGAGTGTTTCCAGCCCTTATGAAGAGAGATCCCCCGTATTGGTGGATCAAAAAGAGGTCTCTATAGATGCCTTTATAAATAGTATGAAGAGCAAAGATAGGGATATTCAGATCAATACAAACAATATTGCTTCTCAAATAAAGATTTTAGAAAGAAACCAGGGTGGAAGCATAAAAACCATCCAAATCGGTAACAAAATCTTCACAGGGTCTGAAATACGACAGTTGTTTGATTTGAGATCAGCGGATTTTTCCGTAGATGTTGATAGAAATCATATTACCTTTACCACAAGGGGTTATGGTCACGGAGTAGGTATGAGCCAGTGGGGAGCAAATGGCATGGCGGAAGAAGGCAAAACCTACAAGGAAATACTAAAACACTATTATCAAGGGGTCACTCTAAGCAAACTCACCAGCTATCAGTAA
- a CDS encoding YveK family protein codes for MKDQEMELELDLREYIHIIQKRFWLIVIITVLAMLTSGVISYYVLDPIYQASTTIMVGKPQSESELGQLQLQDLNLNLRLAKTYGEIVKSRSVSQEVIREMNLDLTPEQLTSKTTVDLVRDTEFITIKVTDTDPQLAADIANNLSKTFKKYVMQIMRVDNVQVLDAAVVPMSPIKPRKQLNIAIAGVLGLMFSLFLVFLMEYLDNTIKTPEDIQRHLNLNIIGAIPAMREED; via the coding sequence ATGAAGGACCAAGAAATGGAGTTGGAACTGGACTTAAGGGAATATATTCATATTATTCAAAAACGTTTTTGGCTTATTGTCATTATCACTGTATTAGCTATGTTGACCAGTGGTGTCATAAGCTATTATGTTTTAGATCCCATCTATCAAGCTTCTACCACCATCATGGTAGGGAAACCTCAAAGTGAATCAGAGCTAGGGCAGTTGCAGCTTCAAGATTTGAATTTAAACCTGCGCCTAGCAAAAACCTATGGAGAGATTGTTAAGAGCAGAAGTGTGTCTCAAGAAGTAATACGGGAAATGAACTTAGACCTGACACCAGAGCAGCTTACAAGTAAAACTACTGTAGACCTGGTAAGGGATACAGAGTTTATTACCATCAAGGTAACAGATACAGATCCTCAGTTGGCAGCAGATATCGCTAACAACTTGTCAAAAACCTTCAAAAAATACGTTATGCAGATTATGAGGGTAGACAACGTACAAGTGTTGGATGCAGCAGTAGTACCAATGTCGCCTATCAAGCCAAGAAAACAACTAAACATAGCGATTGCCGGGGTACTGGGTTTGATGTTTAGCTTGTTTTTAGTGTTTTTAATGGAATACTTAGATAATACGATTAAAACTCCTGAAGATATACAAAGACACTTAAACCTAAATATCATAGGAGCAATACCCGCCATGAGGGAAGAGGACTAG
- a CDS encoding YueI family protein, whose translation MSEKNELERTIEYALNGVPEIKIKEKRKWLGEFRERVVLGLTMQQAQKMEALNTVKEGLRDPMAEMLIVNNNMPIETTAKYMKIAKEMNKEYKSVATEHEEAMGVVLASRSAVDREDVTPEIKELPEKFHHVKHKELCSKCYEELQRLSPEAAKEFKKLSFVDKVIGLYCGACGWQEDGGPLM comes from the coding sequence ATGTCAGAAAAAAATGAATTAGAAAGAACCATAGAATATGCTTTAAATGGTGTGCCAGAAATTAAAATCAAAGAAAAAAGAAAATGGTTAGGAGAATTCAGGGAAAGAGTTGTTTTAGGTTTAACCATGCAGCAAGCACAAAAAATGGAGGCCCTCAATACCGTCAAAGAAGGCTTAAGGGATCCTATGGCAGAAATGTTGATTGTCAATAATAATATGCCTATAGAAACTACTGCTAAATATATGAAGATAGCAAAGGAAATGAACAAAGAATACAAATCTGTGGCTACAGAGCATGAAGAAGCGATGGGGGTGGTGTTGGCAAGTCGTAGTGCCGTAGATAGAGAGGACGTCACGCCAGAAATTAAAGAACTGCCAGAAAAGTTTCATCATGTTAAACATAAGGAACTATGCAGTAAATGTTATGAAGAGCTACAACGCTTGTCTCCAGAGGCAGCAAAGGAATTTAAAAAGCTTTCTTTTGTAGATAAGGTGATCGGCCTTTACTGCGGTGCTTGTGGCTGGCAGGAGGATGGCGGGCCCCTTATGTAA
- a CDS encoding flagellar hook-basal body protein produces MLRGLYTAVSAMQTTQKKLDVASNNMANVNTTGFKKDVLISESFPEVLIKKINGDLPAEPYIRTLQVEVEKDGEGFLLSTEGGYFMAEGPLGTSHSSFTSFAVDEEGYLKTFTRDVHGKIDTTEGNYILDAGGNRILVEGNDIEISQQGQVVTNGQVVANLVTRPGFNTIGTINSGLRMEKIQTYFTQGAMEETGNSLDLAIEGNGFFKVNTPMGEMYTRNGNFSLNNNGEIITKEGYYLMGQFGSILLAEDFDIKDFRIGEDGAVILNDQVIDMIETVNITNVNALRKYGEGYYTVAAEVEAEPFEGRILQGYLEASNINPVAEMVNMITVLRLYESNQKVVQAYDEILQKAANEIGRV; encoded by the coding sequence ATGCTAAGAGGACTTTATACAGCTGTATCAGCCATGCAAACAACACAAAAAAAATTAGACGTAGCTTCTAATAATATGGCCAATGTCAATACTACCGGGTTTAAAAAGGATGTTTTAATCTCAGAATCCTTTCCAGAAGTGTTGATAAAGAAAATCAATGGAGACTTACCGGCAGAACCTTATATAAGGACACTGCAGGTAGAGGTAGAGAAGGATGGAGAAGGTTTTCTTTTGTCTACAGAGGGGGGCTACTTTATGGCGGAGGGTCCTTTAGGAACGAGTCACAGCTCCTTTACTAGCTTTGCAGTAGATGAAGAGGGTTATTTAAAAACCTTTACCAGGGACGTTCATGGGAAAATAGATACGACAGAGGGCAATTACATATTAGATGCCGGAGGCAATAGAATTTTGGTGGAGGGAAATGACATAGAAATTAGCCAACAGGGACAAGTCGTAACCAATGGACAGGTGGTGGCCAACCTAGTTACTCGACCTGGCTTCAATACAATAGGAACCATCAACAGCGGTCTGAGGATGGAGAAGATTCAAACCTATTTTACGCAGGGGGCTATGGAGGAGACGGGTAATTCTCTGGATCTGGCCATAGAAGGCAACGGTTTTTTTAAAGTGAACACGCCTATGGGGGAAATGTATACCCGAAATGGTAACTTCAGCTTAAATAATAATGGAGAAATCATCACAAAAGAAGGCTACTATCTCATGGGACAATTTGGTTCGATTCTTCTAGCGGAGGACTTTGATATAAAAGACTTCAGAATAGGAGAAGATGGGGCGGTTATTTTAAATGATCAAGTGATTGATATGATCGAGACCGTCAACATTACCAATGTAAATGCATTAAGAAAATATGGAGAAGGCTATTATACAGTAGCAGCAGAAGTGGAGGCGGAGCCTTTTGAAGGAAGAATCCTGCAAGGTTATTTAGAGGCTTCTAATATTAATCCTGTGGCAGAGATGGTGAACATGATTACGGTATTAAGACTTTATGAGTCCAACCAAAAAGTAGTACAGGCCTATGATGAAATTTTACAAAAGGCGGCAAATGAGATAGGAAGAGTTTAG
- a CDS encoding YwmB family TATA-box binding protein produces the protein MKKFYKTALILTFFLSFFYIASAFTATEKKHAPSEDVIITFIKNTGADIIESNVTTTLEVLDTFWTEEEVMRIKEELKKALALQEKTEELLPQGDQLLSDDQPAGTNSLFIYQQLDAEVNEMIGATRNEEGDMITFKIYSTKASEEKSSYIIIDIIQNKRYKDIVEKSNQSQAILRKYGETIETTMNFVGTYDKKLSKIEGKSKIDAMIHSVKGRKVEEVIEESYISTTIYTPLIPQTIQYGDKMVNLHLAMRYNDYEGKTYLYVANPLITLTY, from the coding sequence ATGAAAAAATTTTATAAAACAGCACTTATCCTTACGTTTTTTCTAAGCTTTTTTTATATAGCCTCTGCTTTTACAGCGACAGAAAAAAAACATGCACCTTCTGAGGATGTCATCATAACATTTATTAAGAATACTGGTGCAGATATTATAGAATCCAATGTCACTACAACTTTAGAAGTACTAGATACATTTTGGACAGAAGAAGAAGTCATGAGGATCAAAGAAGAGCTAAAAAAGGCGTTAGCACTTCAAGAAAAAACAGAAGAACTTCTACCACAGGGAGATCAACTGCTTTCTGATGACCAGCCTGCTGGGACCAACAGCCTATTTATATATCAACAACTGGATGCTGAGGTTAATGAAATGATTGGCGCTACTAGAAATGAAGAGGGAGATATGATTACATTTAAAATTTACTCGACAAAGGCTTCTGAAGAAAAATCCTCGTATATTATTATTGACATCATACAAAATAAAAGGTATAAAGATATAGTGGAGAAAAGTAATCAAAGTCAAGCAATACTACGAAAATATGGGGAAACAATAGAAACTACCATGAATTTTGTGGGAACCTATGATAAAAAGTTGTCGAAGATAGAAGGAAAAAGCAAAATAGATGCCATGATCCATTCCGTAAAGGGTAGAAAAGTTGAAGAAGTTATAGAGGAATCCTATATAAGTACTACGATATACACCCCCCTGATCCCGCAAACAATACAGTACGGCGACAAAATGGTAAACCTTCATTTAGCAATGCGATACAACGATTACGAAGGAAAAACTTATTTATATGTTGCGAATCCTTTGATTACCCTGACCTACTAA
- the murA gene encoding UDP-N-acetylglucosamine 1-carboxyvinyltransferase — MAKIVVEKSQPLKGTVRVSGAKNSVLPILAASLLATEKCLLEDVPPLRDVDVICEVLATLGADIKRLNREQIEIRAHKIDDFEAPYELIRKMRASFLVMGPLLARMGKARISMPGGCAIGTRPIDLHLKGFKALGATITLGHGFVEAKADKLIGNKIYLDFPSVGATENIMMAAVLAEGQTIIENAAEEPEITDLANFLNKMGAQIKGAGTDTIKITGVEKLTGTTHTVIPDRIEAGTYMVAAAMTGGNVLVDNAEADHLKPIIAKLRESDVEIYEEGNGLRVIGPKRLKPVDIKTLPYPGFPTDMQAQFMALLSVAEGTSVIIETVFENRFMHVSELKRMGADVKIEGRSAIIEGQKVLTGAPVKATDLRAGAALILAGLVSEGRTEITNIEHIQRGYVDVEKKFRGLGANVYRVEEETK; from the coding sequence TTGGCAAAAATAGTCGTTGAAAAAAGTCAACCATTAAAAGGTACAGTCCGAGTCAGTGGAGCAAAAAATTCTGTACTACCTATTTTAGCAGCATCGTTGCTGGCTACAGAAAAATGTTTATTAGAGGATGTACCTCCTTTAAGAGATGTAGACGTTATTTGTGAAGTATTAGCTACCTTGGGGGCTGATATAAAAAGATTAAATAGAGAACAAATCGAAATAAGAGCCCATAAAATTGATGATTTCGAAGCCCCTTATGAGCTGATTAGAAAAATGAGGGCTTCCTTCCTTGTAATGGGACCGCTTTTGGCCCGAATGGGTAAGGCAAGGATTTCTATGCCAGGAGGTTGTGCTATTGGAACCAGACCCATTGACTTGCACTTAAAGGGTTTCAAAGCGTTAGGAGCTACAATTACACTAGGTCATGGCTTTGTGGAAGCAAAGGCAGACAAATTAATAGGCAACAAAATTTATTTGGATTTTCCTAGTGTAGGCGCTACAGAAAACATTATGATGGCAGCAGTTTTGGCTGAAGGACAAACCATTATTGAAAATGCTGCAGAAGAGCCAGAAATAACGGATCTTGCAAACTTTTTGAACAAAATGGGCGCTCAAATCAAAGGTGCAGGCACTGATACCATAAAGATCACAGGGGTAGAAAAATTAACCGGCACCACCCACACTGTCATCCCTGACAGAATTGAAGCTGGGACCTATATGGTGGCAGCAGCGATGACGGGAGGAAATGTCCTTGTGGATAATGCAGAGGCGGATCATTTAAAACCGATTATTGCCAAATTAAGAGAAAGCGATGTAGAGATTTATGAAGAGGGAAATGGTTTAAGAGTGATCGGTCCTAAACGATTGAAACCAGTAGATATCAAGACATTGCCTTATCCAGGCTTTCCTACAGATATGCAGGCACAGTTTATGGCATTGTTAAGTGTAGCGGAGGGCACCAGTGTTATTATTGAAACAGTATTTGAAAATCGATTCATGCATGTCAGTGAACTAAAACGAATGGGTGCTGACGTAAAAATAGAGGGTCGCAGCGCCATTATAGAAGGGCAAAAAGTTTTAACCGGAGCGCCGGTGAAGGCCACAGACCTTAGGGCAGGAGCAGCTTTGATTTTAGCTGGTTTAGTATCAGAAGGAAGAACCGAAATCACCAACATTGAACATATCCAACGGGGTTATGTGGATGTAGAAAAAAAATTCAGAGGCTTAGGCGCCAATGTATATAGAGTAGAAGAAGAGACAAAGTAG
- a CDS encoding rod shape-determining protein, with product MFGFSSDIGIDLGTASVLVFVKGRGIVLQEPSVVAIDKNTNSILAVGQDARKMLGRTPGNIVAIRPLKDGVISDYNVTEKMLKYFINKTVGKKWIFKPKIIVCVPSGVTEVEKRAVIDATNEAGARATYLIEEPIAAAIGAGLDIAQANGHMIVDIGGGTTDVAVISLGGIVVSNSIKVAGDKFDEAIIRYMRKKHNIMIGERTAEEMKINIGGANKRDEEIKMNVRGRNLVSGLPVNIEVGSHEMAEALEESVMAIADTVHSVLEKTPPELASDIADQGIVMTGGGALLWGFDKLISDRTGIAVRVAEDAISCVAKGTGQALDSLQILEGDMRMKRSRR from the coding sequence ATGTTCGGATTCAGTTCAGATATAGGCATTGACTTGGGAACCGCCAGCGTACTGGTTTTTGTAAAGGGTAGAGGTATTGTTTTGCAAGAACCATCGGTGGTAGCTATTGATAAAAATACAAATAGTATCTTAGCAGTAGGACAAGATGCTAGAAAAATGTTAGGAAGAACACCAGGAAATATCGTAGCTATACGGCCCCTAAAGGACGGTGTTATTTCTGATTACAACGTTACAGAAAAAATGTTGAAATACTTTATAAATAAAACAGTGGGAAAAAAATGGATATTTAAACCAAAAATCATTGTATGCGTCCCTAGCGGCGTAACAGAAGTAGAAAAAAGAGCAGTTATTGATGCCACAAATGAAGCTGGTGCGAGAGCAACCTACCTTATTGAGGAACCCATTGCAGCTGCTATAGGGGCAGGTTTGGACATTGCCCAAGCCAATGGGCATATGATTGTAGATATTGGTGGGGGGACCACAGATGTTGCTGTAATTTCTCTTGGAGGGATTGTTGTCAGCAATTCCATCAAAGTAGCCGGCGACAAATTCGACGAAGCAATTATTCGCTATATGAGAAAGAAACACAATATTATGATTGGTGAGAGAACAGCAGAAGAGATGAAAATCAACATCGGAGGAGCTAACAAAAGGGATGAAGAGATCAAGATGAATGTAAGAGGAAGAAATCTTGTCTCTGGTTTACCTGTGAATATAGAAGTAGGCAGCCACGAAATGGCAGAGGCGTTGGAGGAAAGTGTTATGGCTATCGCTGATACTGTCCATTCCGTTTTAGAAAAAACACCACCGGAGCTGGCTTCAGATATTGCAGACCAGGGAATTGTGATGACTGGTGGTGGGGCTCTGTTGTGGGGCTTCGATAAACTCATCTCAGATCGAACAGGGATTGCTGTAAGGGTGGCGGAGGATGCTATTTCCTGCGTGGCAAAGGGAACAGGACAAGCACTGGATTCCTTGCAAATCCTAGAAGGTGATATGAGGATGAAAAGATCTAGAAGATAA
- a CDS encoding CpsD/CapB family tyrosine-protein kinase — protein sequence MKERKIITHSNPKSPISEAYRTLRTNIQFASLDNPIKVLMVTSSGPGEGKTTTTANLAVTMAQLGAKVLVMDADLRKPAVHKAFQLSNSEGVTNILVKDLNYKEFLLKTEVEGLEVLPSGAIPPNPSELLASQKMKNFIHSLREDYDYILIDTPPAAIVTDAALLSTAVDGVILVCAAGEVAIQGAQRAKELLDNVNANIIGVVLNKIPIGKKGSSYYSYYYYSSYYGEEEPVKNKKNKRMKQHG from the coding sequence ATGAAAGAGAGAAAGATTATTACCCATAGCAATCCTAAATCTCCTATATCAGAAGCATATAGAACCTTGCGGACAAATATACAATTTGCTAGTTTGGACAACCCCATAAAGGTTTTAATGGTCACCAGCTCAGGGCCGGGGGAAGGAAAAACCACTACTACTGCTAATCTTGCAGTAACCATGGCACAATTGGGGGCAAAGGTTTTAGTCATGGATGCAGACTTAAGAAAGCCTGCTGTTCATAAAGCCTTTCAATTAAGCAATAGTGAGGGTGTCACCAATATACTAGTAAAGGATTTAAACTATAAAGAATTTTTATTAAAAACGGAGGTGGAGGGCTTAGAGGTCTTACCTTCTGGCGCTATCCCACCCAATCCATCGGAACTTTTAGCCTCTCAAAAAATGAAAAACTTTATTCACTCCTTAAGGGAGGATTATGACTACATATTAATCGACACTCCCCCTGCTGCTATTGTCACGGATGCCGCCCTATTATCTACCGCGGTGGATGGTGTGATTTTAGTCTGCGCTGCTGGGGAAGTAGCAATACAGGGGGCACAGAGGGCAAAGGAACTGCTGGATAATGTAAATGCCAATATCATCGGTGTTGTGCTAAACAAGATTCCTATAGGGAAAAAGGGTTCTTCCTATTATTCCTATTACTATTACTCCTCCTATTATGGAGAAGAAGAACCTGTAAAAAATAAGAAAAACAAAAGGATGAAGCAACATGGTTGA
- the fabZ gene encoding 3-hydroxyacyl-ACP dehydratase FabZ: MELNITEIQKRIPHRYPFLLVDKIIEIEEGKSAVGIKNVTMNEPFFQGHFPQMPLMPGVLMVEALAQVAGIICGGLEENQGKIGVFTGIDNCKIRRQVVPGDVLRLEVNITAFRRGIVKAEGKAYVGEELACSANLSFAMIAENQ, translated from the coding sequence ATGGAATTAAATATCACAGAAATCCAAAAAAGGATTCCTCACCGATATCCTTTTTTATTAGTAGATAAGATTATAGAAATAGAAGAGGGGAAATCAGCCGTAGGCATAAAAAACGTCACCATGAACGAACCCTTTTTCCAAGGGCACTTTCCTCAGATGCCTCTCATGCCGGGGGTATTGATGGTGGAGGCTTTAGCTCAGGTGGCAGGTATCATCTGTGGCGGTTTAGAGGAAAACCAGGGGAAAATAGGGGTTTTTACCGGGATAGATAACTGTAAAATTAGAAGGCAAGTAGTACCAGGGGATGTTTTAAGGCTGGAAGTGAATATTACAGCTTTTAGAAGAGGCATCGTTAAAGCAGAAGGAAAAGCCTATGTAGGAGAAGAATTAGCTTGTTCTGCAAATTTGAGTTTTGCTATGATTGCTGAAAATCAATAG